A stretch of the Bubalus kerabau isolate K-KA32 ecotype Philippines breed swamp buffalo chromosome 11, PCC_UOA_SB_1v2, whole genome shotgun sequence genome encodes the following:
- the DNMT3A gene encoding DNA (cytosine-5)-methyltransferase 3A isoform X2, with product MNAVEENQGSSESQKVEEASPPAVQQPTDPASPTVATTPEPVGADAGDKNATKAADDEPEYEDGRGFGIGELVWGKLRGFSWWPGRIVSWWMTGRSRAAEGTRWVMWFGDGKFSVVCVEKLMPLSSFCSAFHQATYNKQPMYRKAIYEVLQVASSRAGKLFPMCHDSDESDTAKAVEVQNKQMIEWALGGFQPSGPKGLEPPEEEKNPYKEVYTDMWVEPEAAAYAPPPPAKKPRKSTTEKPKVKEIIDERTRERLVYEVRQKCRNIEDICISCGSLNVTLEHPLFIGGMCQNCKNCFLECAYQYDDDGYQSYCTICCGGREVLMCGNNNCCRCFCVECVDLLVGPGAAQAAIKEDPWNCYMCGHKGTYGLLRRRDDWPSRLQMFFANNHDQEFDPPKVYPPVPAEKRKPIRVLSLFDGIATGLLVLKDLGIQVDRYIASEVCEDSITVGMVRHQGKIMYVGDVRSVTQKHIQEWGPFDLVIGGSPCNDLSIVNPARKGLYEGTGRLFFEFYRLLHDARPKEGDDRPFFWLFENVVAMGVSDKRDISRFLESNPVMIDAKEVSAAHRARYFWGNLPGMNRPLASTVNDKLELQECLEHGRIAKFSKVRTITTRSNSIKQGKDQHFPVFMNEKEDILWCTEMERVFGFPVHYTDVSNMSRLARQRLLGRSWSVPVIRHLFAPLKEYFACV from the exons ATGAATGCTGTTGAAGAAAACCAGGGGTCCTCCGAGTCTCAGAAGGTGGAGGAGGCCAGTCCTCCCGCCGTGCAGCAGCCCACCGACCCTGCATCCCCCACAGTGGCCACCACGCCCGAGCCCGTGGGCGCCGATGCTGGGGACAAGAACGCCACCAAAGCAGCTGACGATGAACCGGAGTACGAG GACGGCCGGGGCTTTGGCATTGGGGAGCTGGTGTGGGGGAAACTGCGGGGCTTCTCCTGGTGGCCAGGCCGCATTGTGTCTTGGTGGATGACGGGCCGGAGCCGAGCAGCGGAAGGCACTCGTTGGGTCATGTGGTTCGGAGACGGCAAGTTCTCAGTG GTATGCGTGGAGAAGCTGATGCCGCTGAGCTCCTTCTGCAGTGCTTTCCACCAGGCCACCTACAACAAGCAGCCCATGTACCGCAAGGCTATCTACGAGGTCCTGCAG GTGGCCAGCAGCCGAGCGGGGAAGCTGTTTCCAATGTGCCATGACAGCGACGAGAGCGACACTGCCAAGGCCGTGGAGGTGCAGAACAAACAGATGATCGAGTGGGCCCTGGGAGGGTTCCAGCCCTCTGGCCCCAAGGGCCTGGAGCCCCCAGAAG AGGAGAAGAACCCCTACAAAGAAGTTTACACAGACATGTGGGTTGAACCCGAGGCAGCTGCCTATGCGCCGCCCCCACCAGCCAAAAAGCCCCGAAAGAGCACAACGGAGAAGCCTAAGGTCAAGGAGATCATTGATGAACGCACAAGAG agCGGCTGGTGTATGAGGTACGGCAGAAGTGCCGGAACATCGAGG ACATCTGCATCTCTTGTGGGAGCCTCAACGTCACCTTGGAACACCCTCTTTTCATCGGAGGAATGTGCCAAAACTGCAAG AACTGCTTCCTGGAATGCGCGTACCAGTACGATGACGATGGCTATCAGTCCTACTGCACCATCTGCTGCGGGGGGCGCGAGGTGCTCATGTGTGGGAACAACAATTGCTGCAG GTGCTTTTGCGTGGAGTGTGTGGATCTCTTGGTGGGGCCAGGGGCTGCGCAGGCAGCCATCAAGGAAGACCCCTGGAACTGCTACATGTGCGGGCACAAGGGCACCTACGGGCTGCTGCGGCGGCGGGACGACTGGCCGTCTCGGCTCCAGATGTTCTTCGCCAACAACCATGACCAGGAATTC GACCCTCCGAAGGTTTACCCACCTGTCCCAGCTGAGAAGAGGAAGCCCATCCGGGTGCTGTCTCTATTCGATGGAATTGCTACAG GGCTTCTGGTGCTGAAGGACTTGGGCATTCAGGTGGACCGCTACATCGCCTCCGAGGTGTGTGAGGACTCCATCACGGTGGGCATGGTGCGGCACCAGGGAAAGATCATGTACGTCGGGGACGTCCGCAGCGTTACACAGAAGCAT ATCCAGGAATGGGGCCCGTTCGATCTGGTGATTGGGGGCAGTCCCTGCAACGATCTCTCCATCGTCAACCCTGCCCGCAAGGGACTCTACG AGGGCACTGGCCGGCTCTTCTTTGAGTTCTACCGCCTCCTGCATGATGCGCGGCCCAAGGAGGGAGATGACCGCCCCTTCTTCTGGCTCTTTGAGAATGTGGTGGCCATGGGCGTTAGTGACAAGAGGGACATCTCGCGATTTCTCGAG TCCAACCCTGTGATGATTGATGCCAAAGAAGTGTCAGCTGCGCACAGGGCCCGCTACTTCTGGGGGAACCTTCCTGGTATGAACAG GCCATTGGCATCCACTGTGAATGATAAGCTGGAGCTGCAGGAGTGTCTGGAGCACGGCCGAATAGCCAAG TTCAGCAAAGTGAGGACCATTACTACTAGGTCGAACTccataaagcagggcaaagaccagCATTTCCCCGTCTTCATGAATGAGAAAGAGGACATCTTATGGTGCACTGAAATGGAAAG GGTgtttggcttccctgtccactataCTGACGTCTCCAACATGAGCCGCTTGGCGAGGCAGAGACTGCTGGGCCGGTCGTGGAGCGTGCCGGTCATCCGCCACCTCTTCGCTCCGCTGAAGGAATATTTTGCTTGTGTGTAA